One window of the Bacteroidota bacterium genome contains the following:
- a CDS encoding serine O-acetyltransferase — protein sequence MSQFYGKLFENHRRIEENPHLEKVIELSDRLLKLLFPERCSKEYMMQRELELDFEELQIEFIHLVSKVKPFLKDSCEQIVEKFFSKIPDIYEEIKKDATAIANNDPAANDELEVIKTYPGFYAIAVYRLAHELHLLNVPYIPRVLTEGVHSKTGIDIHPGATIGSSFCIDHGTGIVIGETCKIGENVKVYQNVTLGALSVDKNMSDTKRHPTLGNNVIVYSGATILGGESVIGDNTIIGGNVWLTHGVPANVKVYNRSEVVIKE from the coding sequence ATGTCACAGTTTTATGGAAAGCTTTTCGAAAATCACAGGAGAATAGAAGAGAACCCTCATCTGGAGAAAGTTATTGAGCTCTCTGACAGGTTGTTGAAGCTTTTATTTCCGGAACGATGTTCGAAGGAATATATGATGCAACGGGAGCTGGAATTGGATTTTGAAGAATTGCAAATAGAGTTTATTCATCTTGTATCAAAGGTTAAACCATTTTTGAAAGATTCCTGCGAGCAAATTGTAGAAAAGTTCTTTTCAAAAATCCCTGATATCTATGAGGAAATAAAGAAAGATGCAACCGCAATTGCCAATAATGATCCTGCAGCTAATGATGAGTTAGAGGTTATTAAAACATATCCGGGTTTTTATGCAATAGCAGTTTACAGGCTGGCACATGAATTACATCTGTTGAATGTTCCTTATATTCCAAGGGTTCTCACCGAAGGTGTTCACAGTAAAACGGGAATAGATATCCATCCGGGGGCAACAATAGGCTCAAGCTTTTGTATAGATCATGGTACCGGAATTGTTATTGGAGAAACATGTAAGATAGGGGAGAATGTTAAGGTATACCAGAATGTAACTTTAGGAGCCTTAAGTGTAGATAAAAATATGTCGGATACAAAGAGGCATCCTACTCTGGGCAATAATGTAATAGTATACTCCGGTGCTACAATTTTAGGGGGAGAAAGTGTTATTGGAGATAATACAATTATCGGAGGTAACGTTTGGCTAACCCATGGCGTTCCTGCAAATGTAAAAGTTTACAACAGGTCTGAGGTAGTTATTAAAGAATAA
- a CDS encoding YjjG family noncanonical pyrimidine nucleotidase: protein MPYRNVKHIFFDLDHTLWDFEKNSEEALGEIISQCREYCDFRFTIDEFLDVYKPLNVLMWKLYRENKITKNELRIRRFSDALDHFGISDLGVANHMAYAYVSISPRKTNLFPHAMEALEYLNERYKLHIITNGFEEIQFTKLKMSNIEVFFDEVITSEAIGVKKPDPLIFSYALEKTGAKPHESLMIGDNYEADILGALNSKMPAIYFNMDQKNELHANVRQITNLKELTSFL, encoded by the coding sequence ATGCCGTATAGAAACGTAAAACACATTTTTTTCGATTTAGATCACACACTTTGGGATTTTGAAAAGAACTCAGAGGAAGCTCTGGGTGAAATTATTTCGCAATGCAGGGAGTATTGTGATTTTAGGTTTACTATTGACGAGTTTCTTGATGTATATAAGCCGCTGAATGTATTGATGTGGAAATTATATAGAGAAAATAAAATCACAAAAAACGAACTGCGTATAAGAAGGTTTTCCGATGCATTAGATCATTTTGGGATTAGTGATTTGGGGGTTGCAAATCATATGGCATATGCTTATGTGAGTATTTCACCCAGGAAAACAAACCTCTTTCCTCATGCAATGGAAGCCTTAGAATATTTAAACGAAAGATATAAGCTGCATATTATTACAAATGGCTTTGAGGAGATACAGTTTACAAAGTTGAAGATGTCGAATATAGAGGTGTTTTTCGATGAGGTAATAACTTCGGAAGCTATTGGTGTAAAAAAGCCGGATCCTTTAATTTTTTCATATGCTTTGGAGAAAACCGGTGCTAAACCGCACGAAAGTTTGATGATTGGCGATAATTACGAAGCAGATATTTTGGGAGCACTGAATTCGAAAATGCCGGCCATATATTTCAATATGGATCAGAAAAATGAGCTGCACGCGAATGTTAGGCAAATTACAAACTTGAAGGAGTTGACGAGTTTTTTGTGA
- a CDS encoding outer membrane beta-barrel protein, with protein sequence MKNLSLLTVLLLTIGMGLLNAQTTQTNKGNVLIGVSSTLSIAGTGSDLMNIGFTSIKFKSDGQDDDSDTEKMTNINLLPKAGYFVSDNLAMGLNFNLAFSSSKNGDGDYKYTQTLFSTGPFIRYYIPTSKVLPYFELNSSFGSLKDKYEDDGGVEESKTGIMSFGGGVGIAAPLGDKVTLDFLAGYNSLTVKDKEDNEDNERMVIGTFGLKVGFTVMLGSN encoded by the coding sequence ATGAAGAATTTATCACTCTTAACAGTCCTATTATTAACAATAGGCATGGGCTTACTAAATGCCCAGACGACACAAACAAACAAAGGAAATGTTCTAATTGGAGTATCCTCTACCCTTAGTATAGCAGGTACAGGCTCCGATTTAATGAATATTGGATTTACATCAATAAAATTTAAAAGTGATGGACAGGACGACGACTCAGATACTGAAAAAATGACAAACATTAATTTATTGCCAAAAGCGGGATATTTTGTTAGTGATAATTTAGCTATGGGACTTAATTTCAATCTTGCTTTTTCATCTAGTAAAAATGGTGACGGGGATTATAAATACACTCAAACATTGTTTTCTACAGGTCCATTTATAAGGTATTATATTCCAACATCAAAAGTGCTGCCATATTTCGAACTAAACAGTTCTTTCGGATCTCTTAAAGATAAATACGAGGATGATGGGGGTGTTGAAGAGTCTAAAACAGGAATAATGTCATTTGGAGGAGGAGTAGGAATTGCTGCTCCACTGGGAGATAAAGTAACTCTTGACTTTTTGGCAGGCTATAACTCCTTAACTGTAAAAGACAAAGAAGATAATGAAGATAACGAAAGAATGGTAATAGGGACTTTCGGATTAAAAGTTGGATTTACAGTTATGCTGGGTTCAAACTAA
- a CDS encoding 4Fe-4S dicluster domain-containing protein: protein MGKNYFIFDENKCVGCEACVVACINENGLQEPENWRNINKSNANKIPGLGLFNFSMSCNHCEEAVCMDNCPAEAYSRSLLTGAIIHEADKCIGCQYCTWNCPYDAPKYSFAEGVVSKCNFCEQRLIQNEQPACVSTCPTGALDFSSGEVDKTTLHNNLHLPINTIPSIEIIELRDSKGPKMDMSLFDPIEEEQKVVKHKKDITAADEVPLLIFTSVIAIMIPLYASINFNEASLISKIAFIATAGIASVLSLMHLGQKLRFWRAILNIRKSWLSREIFLFATFSTSAFIDLFIYNIPDYIILIQGMLLLIAIDMLYRPVQRNNKIKIHSAQAVFVALSFYLLFAGLYNVLLVIMLLRLALFTILNLNKAKKNTAAIALRFTFVALAYVSLALSFHYMLSIALFAIGEFIARINFYNGLSKLDMKKILN from the coding sequence ATGGGCAAAAATTATTTCATATTCGATGAAAATAAGTGCGTGGGCTGTGAAGCCTGTGTTGTTGCCTGTATTAACGAAAACGGACTGCAGGAACCCGAAAACTGGCGAAATATAAACAAGAGTAACGCCAATAAAATACCGGGATTAGGTCTTTTTAATTTCAGCATGTCGTGCAACCACTGCGAGGAAGCTGTTTGTATGGACAACTGCCCTGCCGAAGCCTATTCGCGAAGCCTGCTGACAGGTGCTATTATCCACGAAGCCGATAAGTGCATCGGTTGCCAGTACTGCACATGGAACTGCCCCTACGACGCTCCAAAATACAGTTTTGCAGAAGGTGTGGTTTCTAAATGTAATTTCTGCGAACAAAGACTTATACAAAACGAACAACCCGCCTGTGTTAGCACATGCCCAACGGGAGCACTTGATTTCTCCTCCGGCGAAGTTGACAAAACAACATTACACAACAATCTGCATCTCCCAATAAACACTATTCCGTCTATCGAAATAATAGAACTGAGAGATAGTAAAGGGCCAAAAATGGATATGAGTTTGTTCGATCCAATTGAGGAAGAACAGAAAGTAGTAAAACACAAGAAAGACATCACAGCTGCCGACGAAGTTCCACTGCTGATATTTACTTCGGTAATTGCGATAATGATACCGCTTTATGCGAGTATTAATTTTAACGAAGCGAGCCTTATTTCTAAAATAGCATTTATAGCAACTGCTGGAATAGCATCTGTTTTAAGCCTTATGCATCTGGGACAAAAACTGAGATTCTGGCGTGCGATACTCAACATACGCAAATCGTGGTTGAGCAGAGAAATTTTTCTTTTCGCAACATTCTCGACCTCTGCATTTATCGATCTGTTTATTTACAACATCCCCGATTACATAATTCTGATACAGGGAATGCTACTGCTAATTGCCATAGATATGCTATACCGCCCTGTACAGCGAAACAACAAAATAAAAATACATTCGGCACAGGCTGTATTTGTAGCACTTTCGTTCTACCTCCTATTTGCCGGATTATACAACGTCCTGCTTGTAATAATGCTACTGAGGTTGGCACTTTTCACGATCCTCAATCTCAACAAAGCGAAGAAAAACACAGCGGCAATTGCACTGCGTTTCACGTTTGTGGCACTGGCATATGTCTCACTTGCCCTGTCGTTTCACTATATGTTAAGCATAGCTCTTTTCGCTATTGGAGAGTTTATAGCCCGTATTAATTTCTACAACGGGCTATCGAAACTGGATATGAAAAAGATCCTGAATTAA
- a CDS encoding molybdopterin-dependent oxidoreductase, with translation MKQFNTACPRNCYSTCSFKVHVEDDKVVRIDPQSLNKSTPEGPCLKGLSYVERANSDERITYPLKKVNGDYVRVSWDEAFDSISQKLNYFKDNYGSHSILYYAASGMSGLLNDISSKFWKLFGGATTVYGNLCWPAGLEAGRLTLGENKHNVPWDLENSKLIVVWGKNPVESNVHQMIPIEKAQHNGAKLVVIDPRRTPSSERADLLIQPIPGTDAILALAVAKIIIDNKNYDSEFVKKHVHGFDEFAKSIENLSIGEASIECGVPVSFIEELAELIGTIKPMTLIPGFGMQRYTNGGQTTRCILALSAITGNIGKKGACWHYANLQSYVFDELKEPENYFPSAESDFPNRRSIPTAILGESMLATKNPELKMAWVERGNPISQNPDTNKNTEAFRKLDFVVVVDQFMTDTAREADIILPAKSMFEQSDIIGSYWNPYVQLKQKVVNPPDEVKPESEIYYELTRRLNFDSDVIEKNFPAPNDEAIDKWLNKYLDKYKDLSLEKLKQGPILAPGLEEIAFADLKFNTPSGKIELYSERSAKLWGVNPLPSYEALIEGQKSKKKQLYPLSLMSPNTKNRIHSQFGNLKSIRSLAPYPVATVSYRDAKERGIKHGDLIRVFNKRGELQIKAEIDNSIRPGNIVITNGYWNSEGGSPNLLSKGRETDMGHGTAFHDNMVEVEKVN, from the coding sequence ATGAAACAATTCAACACAGCCTGTCCGAGGAACTGTTACAGCACATGCTCTTTTAAAGTTCATGTTGAAGATGACAAAGTTGTTAGGATAGATCCGCAAAGTTTAAATAAGTCAACCCCCGAGGGTCCTTGTTTAAAAGGATTGAGCTATGTTGAACGGGCAAATTCTGATGAGCGTATCACCTACCCTCTTAAAAAGGTAAATGGCGATTATGTTCGTGTTTCGTGGGATGAAGCTTTTGATTCCATAAGCCAAAAACTAAATTATTTTAAGGATAATTACGGAAGTCACTCCATATTGTATTACGCCGCCAGTGGAATGTCGGGCTTACTAAACGATATCTCCTCTAAATTCTGGAAACTCTTTGGCGGAGCAACAACTGTTTACGGAAACCTATGCTGGCCTGCGGGTTTGGAAGCCGGCCGACTTACCCTCGGAGAGAACAAGCACAATGTTCCCTGGGATCTGGAAAATTCGAAGCTGATAGTTGTTTGGGGGAAAAATCCTGTTGAAAGCAACGTGCATCAAATGATTCCGATAGAAAAAGCACAGCACAATGGAGCTAAACTCGTGGTAATAGATCCCCGTAGAACTCCTTCATCCGAAAGAGCAGATTTGTTGATTCAGCCTATTCCGGGAACGGATGCTATACTTGCTCTCGCTGTAGCAAAAATTATTATCGACAATAAAAATTACGATTCCGAATTTGTAAAAAAGCATGTTCATGGCTTTGATGAATTCGCTAAAAGCATAGAGAATTTATCTATCGGGGAAGCGAGTATTGAATGTGGTGTTCCAGTAAGCTTTATAGAAGAATTAGCCGAACTTATCGGAACAATAAAACCCATGACTCTTATTCCGGGTTTTGGAATGCAGCGATATACAAACGGTGGTCAAACTACAAGATGTATACTTGCCTTATCGGCCATTACCGGAAATATTGGTAAAAAGGGAGCCTGCTGGCATTACGCAAATCTGCAATCATATGTATTCGACGAGCTTAAGGAACCGGAAAACTATTTCCCATCGGCAGAAAGCGATTTTCCTAACAGAAGAAGTATTCCAACTGCCATATTGGGCGAAAGCATGCTCGCTACGAAAAATCCGGAATTGAAAATGGCATGGGTTGAAAGGGGTAATCCTATCAGCCAAAACCCCGATACTAACAAAAACACAGAAGCCTTTAGAAAACTCGATTTCGTAGTTGTGGTTGATCAGTTTATGACCGACACCGCACGGGAAGCAGATATAATACTTCCTGCAAAATCGATGTTCGAACAGAGCGATATTATTGGTTCGTACTGGAATCCTTATGTGCAGTTAAAGCAAAAAGTGGTAAATCCACCGGATGAGGTAAAACCCGAAAGTGAAATATATTACGAGCTTACCAGAAGGTTAAATTTCGACAGCGATGTAATTGAAAAGAACTTCCCTGCTCCAAACGACGAGGCAATAGATAAGTGGCTGAATAAATATCTGGACAAATACAAAGACTTATCTCTCGAAAAACTAAAACAGGGGCCGATATTGGCACCCGGACTGGAGGAAATAGCTTTCGCGGATCTGAAATTCAATACACCATCGGGCAAAATAGAGCTTTACTCAGAACGCTCGGCTAAATTATGGGGAGTTAATCCTCTTCCAAGCTACGAAGCCCTTATCGAAGGTCAAAAGAGTAAGAAAAAGCAATTATATCCCTTAAGTCTGATGAGTCCGAATACGAAAAACAGGATACATTCGCAATTCGGGAATTTAAAGTCTATCAGATCGCTTGCACCCTACCCTGTGGCGACAGTGAGTTACCGCGATGCGAAGGAACGCGGAATAAAACACGGCGACCTGATAAGGGTGTTTAACAAAAGAGGTGAATTGCAAATTAAAGCAGAGATTGACAATAGCATACGTCCGGGAAATATTGTTATTACAAACGGATACTGGAACTCCGAAGGCGGAAGTCCGAACCTTTTATCGAAGGGAAGAGAAACAGACATGGGTCATGGAACAGCCTTTCACGACAATATGGTTGAAGTTGAAAAAGTTAACTAA
- a CDS encoding alpha/beta hydrolase, translated as MSSKILNTRLGEIEYNSVGKGIPIIFVHGGHSNCNETLCHKGLDLDKFQLITPSRPGYGKTPLNNNKTPGQAADLIVELLNHLSVDNVIVYGISAGGLTAIELASNYPNKVSKLILASAISKKWLDERGKIYKTAKKMFNPKIEKIVWGMIRFFSRIFPNMIAKSFYTQFSKNPVHKLKKDDIQELISTMKHYNSKTGFQNDIDQNTNDKIITNIKCRTLIIHSENDNSVSIEHPKHANIMIENSKIEILQNEWGHLFWIGNDSKKSIEKTIEFIEE; from the coding sequence ATGAGTAGTAAAATTCTAAATACAAGACTTGGAGAAATTGAATACAATTCAGTAGGAAAAGGAATTCCAATAATATTTGTGCACGGTGGACATTCAAATTGCAATGAAACTCTTTGCCATAAAGGACTTGATTTAGATAAATTTCAATTGATAACCCCTTCTCGTCCAGGATACGGAAAAACACCTTTGAATAATAATAAAACTCCCGGACAAGCAGCGGACTTAATTGTAGAATTACTAAATCATTTATCAGTAGACAACGTAATTGTTTATGGAATTTCTGCGGGTGGATTGACAGCAATTGAATTGGCAAGTAATTATCCAAACAAAGTAAGCAAGTTGATTTTAGCATCTGCTATTTCAAAAAAATGGCTTGATGAACGAGGGAAAATATATAAAACTGCTAAAAAGATGTTCAATCCAAAAATTGAGAAAATTGTTTGGGGAATGATTAGATTCTTTTCAAGGATTTTTCCAAATATGATAGCAAAGAGTTTTTATACACAGTTTTCAAAAAACCCAGTTCACAAATTAAAAAAAGATGACATTCAAGAGTTGATTTCTACAATGAAACACTACAATTCTAAAACAGGATTTCAAAATGACATTGACCAAAACACCAATGATAAGATAATTACAAATATTAAATGCCGAACTCTAATTATTCATAGTGAGAATGACAATAGTGTTTCAATAGAACATCCGAAACATGCGAATATTATGATTGAAAATTCTAAAATAGAAATCCTTCAAAACGAATGGGGACATCTATTTTGGATTGGAAATGACTCTAAAAAGTCGATAGAAAAGACAATCGAATTTATTGAAGAATGA